The DNA region AGATCAGCCGCATCGCGTAGAGCACGCCGTCGCCGGGGGGCAGCAGTGTCGGCAGGCCGACGATCGCGTAGTACAGCGGGTTGTAGCGCCCGGCGGGGGTCACGGAGACCGCCTCGGCGTCGAGCTCCTCGACCGGCTCCGGGTCGCACACGCCGGTCGCGTCGGCGTCGAACATGTAGCAGACCGGGTAGGCGGTCACGAGGTTGTAGAAGTACGGGACCTGCACCTCGCTGCCGCCGGCGCCGTCGGGCCCCAGCAGCTGGCCGCGGACCACTGACGCCGCCTTGACCGTGTGCGCCGGCTCGTCGGGCGAGGCCATCAGCGGGTTCCCGAGGATCCAGGCGGTCGCGAGCAGCATGAGCGCGGCCCAGGCGCCCCAGAAGACGCTCCGCTCGTCGAGCGACGGTCTGGTCATGCGTCCTCGCCGGCGGTGGCCTCACCCGGCTGTGCGGGCGGCAGGTGGGCGGGCTGCCGGTGGGCAGGTGGCTCGTGAGGATGCAGCTGGTGGGGGTGCGGCTCGTGGGGGTGCGGCTCGTGCGCCTCGGCGAGCAGGCGGAGGTCGAGCCGCAGGAGGGCGATCTCCTCGGCGAGCGTGCGGGTCTCCTCCTCGAGGTTGGACACCTCGGCGCTGAGCTGGATGGAGACCGACAGCAGGATGACGATGGCCAGGGCGAACACGAGGTTGGCCGGGGTCTGCACGCCGACGAGGTCGGACAGCCAGAACGCCAGCTGCGGGAAGGCCCCGAGCAGGACGACGGCGACCGTGAGCAGGATCCACAGCGCGGCGTACTTCTCCCGGATCCGGCGGGTGCGCAGCAGGAAGAGCAGGGCCACGACCAGCAGGGCGCAGACCACGAGCGCTGTCACGTAGACGGTCATCCGGCCACCTCCGTCGGCGTCTCGGCCGGCGCGTCGGACGGCAGTGGTGCCGTCGGCCGGGACAGGGCGATGACGAGCGCGAGGGTCGCCCGGGACAGGAACACCGCGGCCTTGAAGGGTCCGTGCGACGGCTGCCCGCCGGCCCGCGGCCGCATCGCCACCCCCACCTGCCGG from Cellulomonas sp. KRMCY2 includes:
- a CDS encoding DUF2304 domain-containing protein; the encoded protein is MTVYVTALVVCALLVVALLFLLRTRRIREKYAALWILLTVAVVLLGAFPQLAFWLSDLVGVQTPANLVFALAIVILLSVSIQLSAEVSNLEEETRTLAEEIALLRLDLRLLAEAHEPHPHEPHPHQLHPHEPPAHRQPAHLPPAQPGEATAGEDA